Proteins from a genomic interval of Candidatus Rubidus massiliensis:
- the mnmA gene encoding tRNA-specific 2-thiouridylase MnmA has protein sequence MGRQTVVVGMSGGVDSSVTALLLKQQGYDVIGLFMKNWEETDQFGKCRSSYDFQDVEQICHHLDIPYYTVNFVEEYKNLVFSSFIKDLEQGYTPNPDILCNREIKFNVFLKKALSLGADFLATGHYCQKALNEHGEYQLLKGFDGNKDQSYFLYTINSQILEKVLFPIGHLLKPDLRRIAEQHQLITFNKKDSTGICFIGERNFKQFLNGYLPYTPGNFETLEGEILGQHDGVAYYTIGQRKGMGIGGAGEPWFVVGKDVKRNVVFLSQGVTHPALYADTLTANELFWVSKQGLPSLPFQCKAKIRYRQEDQDCTIEAEKEGVINVRFHKPQRAITSRQAIVFYHENVCLGGGTILAPGPSYYEQKREMALSK, from the coding sequence ATGGGCAGACAAACCGTTGTTGTTGGAATGTCTGGAGGGGTTGATTCTTCAGTAACTGCTTTATTGTTAAAGCAACAAGGTTACGATGTTATCGGTTTATTTATGAAAAATTGGGAAGAAACCGATCAGTTTGGCAAATGCCGCTCTTCTTATGACTTTCAAGATGTTGAGCAAATTTGTCATCACCTCGATATTCCTTATTACACGGTAAATTTTGTTGAAGAATATAAAAACCTTGTATTTTCAAGCTTTATCAAAGATTTAGAGCAAGGTTATACACCAAATCCTGATATTTTGTGTAATCGGGAAATTAAGTTTAACGTCTTTTTAAAAAAAGCCTTAAGTCTAGGAGCTGATTTTTTAGCTACTGGACATTACTGTCAAAAAGCTTTAAATGAGCATGGGGAATATCAGCTACTAAAAGGTTTTGATGGCAATAAAGACCAAAGTTATTTTTTATACACCATTAATTCTCAAATTTTAGAAAAAGTTCTTTTTCCTATAGGGCATCTTTTAAAACCTGATTTAAGACGGATTGCAGAACAGCATCAACTCATTACTTTTAATAAAAAAGACAGTACTGGGATTTGCTTTATAGGTGAGCGTAACTTTAAACAATTCCTTAACGGTTATCTACCTTATACACCTGGCAATTTTGAGACTTTAGAGGGTGAAATACTTGGTCAACACGACGGTGTTGCCTATTATACTATAGGGCAAAGAAAAGGAATGGGTATAGGAGGAGCTGGAGAGCCCTGGTTTGTAGTTGGTAAAGATGTAAAAAGAAATGTCGTTTTTTTAAGCCAAGGTGTAACACATCCAGCCCTTTACGCTGATACTTTAACAGCCAATGAATTGTTTTGGGTTTCCAAGCAAGGCCTTCCCTCTTTACCTTTTCAATGCAAAGCTAAAATTCGATATAGACAAGAAGATCAAGATTGCACGATTGAAGCAGAAAAAGAGGGCGTTATAAACGTACGTTTTCATAAGCCTCAAAGAGCCATTACCTCTAGGCAAGCCATAGTGTTTTATCATGAAAATGTTTGTTTAGGCGGGGGAACAATATTAGCTCCTGGCCCAAGTTATTATGAACAGAAAAGGGAAATGGCTTTGTCGAAGTAG
- the gltT_2 gene encoding Glutamate-aspartate carrier protein, giving the protein MKNTSLIKIFITIFFAALIGYLTDPNASIFGVKYIELYQLIGQLFLNALTLVIVPLVASSIILGAARLGSDGSMGTLGMRTFITFFTNILIGVSIGLVISLLINPGQHTQNLAIDSSLNNSQLSALTQFAVAETTFDKIAQILYKLIPSNILAVASQGQMLGLIFFCLLFGYFSSQIQEDASKVVLKFWEGIFQIMMKITHLVMKALPFGVFGLVAKVFATTGLDSLLSVAFYTLTVLIGLSTYMFIVMPIILKMNGISPLRHFKAISPALVTAFSTSSSAATLPLTLECIEKNAHVSNRISSFTLPLGTTLNMAGSALFIMIAVLFLAQVNNYDLSYSSLALIFLLTTFSSFGLAGIPSACLVGVVLILHTLKIPGESIGLILATERVLDMCRTVVNVYGNTCSTVLIAKADGEPNILVNARERL; this is encoded by the coding sequence ATGAAAAACACCTCTTTAATTAAAATTTTTATAACTATTTTTTTCGCAGCTTTAATTGGCTATCTAACTGACCCTAATGCCTCTATTTTTGGGGTGAAATACATTGAATTGTATCAATTAATTGGGCAGCTTTTTTTAAACGCTTTGACTTTAGTGATTGTTCCTTTAGTTGCAAGTTCCATTATTTTAGGTGCAGCAAGACTTGGATCTGATGGTTCCATGGGCACACTTGGCATGAGAACTTTTATCACTTTTTTTACCAATATCCTGATTGGTGTTTCCATAGGGTTAGTCATTAGTTTGCTGATAAACCCAGGTCAACATACTCAAAATTTAGCCATTGATTCTTCATTAAACAATTCTCAATTATCAGCTCTGACTCAGTTTGCCGTAGCAGAAACAACTTTTGATAAGATTGCTCAAATATTATATAAACTTATCCCTTCCAATATCCTAGCGGTCGCATCGCAAGGGCAAATGTTGGGACTTATTTTCTTTTGCCTACTATTTGGGTACTTTTCTTCTCAAATTCAAGAGGATGCGAGTAAAGTTGTTTTAAAATTTTGGGAAGGGATTTTTCAAATTATGATGAAAATCACCCATCTTGTTATGAAAGCATTGCCTTTTGGAGTTTTTGGACTAGTAGCAAAAGTTTTTGCAACAACTGGGCTTGATTCTTTGCTAAGTGTAGCCTTTTATACTTTAACGGTATTAATAGGATTATCTACTTACATGTTTATTGTCATGCCAATTATTTTAAAAATGAATGGAATTAGTCCTTTGCGTCATTTTAAAGCAATTAGCCCAGCTCTTGTAACAGCCTTTTCGACAAGTTCATCTGCCGCTACATTGCCTTTAACATTAGAATGTATAGAAAAAAATGCCCACGTTTCCAATCGAATTTCTAGTTTTACACTACCGTTAGGGACAACGTTAAACATGGCTGGCTCGGCTTTATTTATTATGATTGCTGTTTTATTTTTAGCTCAGGTAAATAACTACGATTTGTCCTATAGTTCTCTTGCCTTAATCTTTCTATTAACGACTTTTTCATCTTTTGGTTTGGCAGGTATACCTTCTGCTTGCTTAGTCGGTGTGGTATTAATTTTACACACATTAAAAATACCTGGCGAAAGTATTGGATTAATCCTTGCTACTGAAAGAGTCTTAGACATGTGTCGCACTGTTGTGAATGTTTATGGAAACACTTGCTCTACTGTCTTAATCGCTAAAGCCGATGGTGAGCCAAATATTTTAGTTAACGCAAGAGAGAGGTTGTAA
- a CDS encoding 1,4-dihydroxy-2-naphthoyl-CoA hydrolase — protein MKHPFISHNKVRMHDTDMAGILYFPRIYRFAHDALEDFLEAEGYNFDYIFKKNNFVFVIAHSEANYIVPLHVGDQLEIQLSVESIGTSSFTFHYNIYRITPENKELAGNAKTVHVTLDTDRKKIPIPDKFKVHLKKYFLDEI, from the coding sequence ATGAAACATCCATTTATTAGTCATAATAAAGTCAGAATGCACGATACAGATATGGCAGGAATACTTTATTTTCCTCGAATTTATCGATTCGCTCACGACGCATTAGAAGATTTTTTAGAAGCGGAAGGGTATAATTTTGATTACATTTTTAAAAAAAATAATTTTGTTTTTGTAATTGCCCATTCTGAGGCAAATTATATCGTTCCCCTACATGTTGGTGATCAATTAGAAATCCAATTGAGTGTTGAAAGTATTGGTACATCCTCATTTACTTTTCACTATAATATCTATAGAATAACCCCTGAAAATAAAGAGCTTGCTGGAAACGCTAAAACTGTTCATGTTACACTCGATACAGATCGAAAAAAAATTCCTATTCCAGACAAATTTAAAGTACATTTAAAAAAGTATTTTTTAGACGAAATTTAA